One window of Equus asinus isolate D_3611 breed Donkey chromosome 7, EquAss-T2T_v2, whole genome shotgun sequence genomic DNA carries:
- the LOC106832875 gene encoding serpin B3-like, translated as MNSLSEANTHFALDLFQQFKKSKKDNIFYSPLSITSALAMTYSGAQGNTALQIGQVLHFNDVTDNTRESPTTAQVEKLGNVHHQFQKLLTELKKPTDAYELSIANRLYGEKTFQFQQEYMENVKKFYLAGVESADFINAAEESRKKINSWVESQTNGKIKDLFPDSSLSSAILVLVNAVYFKGQWDKKFDKEYTVEEKFWLNKVTTKPVQMMKQTNSFNFTELKDMQAKILEIPYKHKDLSMMLLLPNEVDGLKKLEDKLTAEKLIEWTSSQNMRERFVDLYLPRFKVEESYDLKDTMMSLGMLDAFSPQDADFSGMTGSRSLVVSKILHKSFVEVNEEGTEAAAATGIEFGLLSPRAYSFHCDHPFLFFIKHNKTNSILFLGRVSSP; from the exons ATGAATTCACTCAGTGAAGCAAACACCCACTTCGCACTTGATCTGTTTCAACAgttcaaaaaatcaaagaaggacAACATCTTCTATTCCCCTCTCAGCATCACATCAGCGTTAGCCATGACCTACTCAGGGGCCCAAGGAAACACTGCGCTCCAAATTGGCCAG gTCCTTCACTTTAATGACGTCACAGACAACACAAGAGAAAGCCCTACAACAGCTCAG GTTGAAAAGTTGGGAAATGTGCATCACCAATTTCAAAAGCTTCTGACTGAACTAAAGAAACCCACTGATGCCTATGAGCTGAGCATCGCCAACAGGCTCTATGGAGAAAAAACGTTTCAATTTCAACAG GAATACATggaaaatgttaagaaattttaCCTTGCCGGTGTGGAATCTGCTGATTTTATAAATGCTGCAGAAGAAAGTCGCAAGAAGATTAATTCCTGGGTGGAGAGCCAAACAAATG gAAAAATCAAGGATCTGTTTCCTGATAGctctctcagctctgccattctGGTTCTGGTGAACGCAGTCTATTTCAAAGGGCAGTGGGACAAGAAATTTGATAAAGAATATACTGTGGAGGAAAAATTTTGGCTGAACAAG GTTACCACCAAACCAGTGCAAATGATGAAACAAACCAATTCCTTTAATTTCACTGAACTGAAGGACATGCAAGCCAAGATCCTGGAAATTCCATACAAACACAAAGACCTAAGTATGATGTTGCTGCTGCCAAATGAAGTGGATGGTCTGAAGAAG CTTGAAGACAAACTCACCGCTGAGAAATTAATAGAGTGGACAAGCTCACAGAATATGAGAGAGAGATTCGTGGATTTATATTTACCTCGGTTCAAAGTGGAAGAGAGCTATGACCTGAAGGACACAATGATGTCCCTGGGGATGCTGGATGCCTTCAGTCCACAGGACGCTGACTTCTCTGGCATGACTGGGAGCCGGAGTCTCGTGGTGTCTAAAATCCTACACAAGTCCTTTGTGGAGGTGAATGAGGAGGGCACAGAGGCTGCAGCTGCTACTGGTATAGAATTTGGTTTGTTATCGCCACGAGCATACAGTTTCCATTGTGATCACCCTTTCCTGTTCTTCATCAAGCACAATAAGACCAACAGCATCCTCTTCTTGGGCAGAGTCTCTTCCCCTTAG